In Bradyrhizobium manausense, the sequence GCTCGCGATGACGATGCTCGCGCATCATCTCGTCGAGGCAGGCGTCTGCCGCAACGTGCTCGTCGTCGCCGGCGAGAACCGCCTGACAGGGCAGAGCCGCGACGCTTCGATCCAGGCGCTGGCGCAGGTTGGGCATCCCGATTACGAAGTGCCGCTCGGCCCGACTATTCCTGCCTATTATGGACTTGTCGCTACACGTTACATGCACGAATACGGCGTGACCGAACAGGACCTCGCCGAATTCGCGGTGCTGATGCGCGCGCATGCCTGCACCCATCCGGGCGCGCAATTCCACGACCCAATCACGGTCGCTGATGTCATGGCTTCGAAGCCGGTGGCGATGCCGTTAAAGCTGCTCGACTGTTGTCCGGTCTCCGACGGCGGCGCGGCCTTCGTCATTAGCCGCGAGCGGACGGGAGCGGCCGGCGTGCGCATTCGCGGCTGCGCCCAGGCGCATACCCATCAGCATGTCACGGCTGCGCCGGCGTTGAGCGAGCTCGGTGCCGAGATTTCGATCGCCCGCGCCAAGGAGGCCACGGGGCTTGCGATCTCCGACGTGCGCTACGCCGCGATCTACGACAGCTTTACCATCACGCTCGCGATGCTGCTGGAA encodes:
- a CDS encoding thiolase family protein, whose translation is MSFITGAGLTSYGKHEGLSSLDLMSRAAQAALDDAGLKRAEIDGILCGYSTVSPHIMLATVFAEHFGIRPSYAHAVQVGGATGLAMTMLAHHLVEAGVCRNVLVVAGENRLTGQSRDASIQALAQVGHPDYEVPLGPTIPAYYGLVATRYMHEYGVTEQDLAEFAVLMRAHACTHPGAQFHDPITVADVMASKPVAMPLKLLDCCPVSDGGAAFVISRERTGAAGVRIRGCAQAHTHQHVTAAPALSELGAEISIARAKEATGLAISDVRYAAIYDSFTITLAMLLEDLGLAGRGEAAARVRAGHFNRDGAMPLNTHGGLLSYGHCGVGGAMAHLVEAHLQMTGRAANRQVRDASIALLHGDGGVLSSHVSMFLEQVR